Part of the Chloroflexota bacterium genome is shown below.
GCGATCTGCCCGCCAGCATCGCGGTTGAGCGATCCGAGCAGCTCGACGACGATATCCTGGGCGCGCACGAAGTTGGCGTGCGCGGTCTTCATATCCTCACGTTCCAGTGCCTCAACAGCAAGCCGGATGAACTTGACCGCTCCCTGATAGAGCATTACCACGAGATCCACGGAACCTGCGGTTTCTACGCGGGTCGCGCGGTACTGCTGGTAGGGGTTCGGAAGCATCGCCCACTCCTTCGGGCAGGCCGGCTGGCATCCAGGATCCACGGCCTTCATTGAGGTGGCCGGCGGACGACCACTCGCCTCCCGGTCGTTATGACCAGGAGAGGTTTGCGATCACGCGCGGCTGCTGTAGGAATAATCGGCATGGCGCGACATTTCTACAGTCCCCATTCGGGCCAGTTCCGGCCCAATCCTGGCGGGCGCCGCGGCTCGTCCCGGCGCGCAGCTCGGCGGCAGGATGCGCGCCCGCTTCCGCCAGGAAACGCCAGGGCAATCGCATGGTTGTTGGTGTCCCCAGAACGCCGTAAGACGCCCAGTCGGGCCCTGAACCACTGCCGTGCAGGGCCCCGTCTACCACCATGCCGTCGCCGTCGCTGCGCGACGGATGCCGGGAACAGCAGCAGCAGGCGAGACGGGAGCGTCGCGAGGCGACTGCAGGATGGTAGGCGGGGCCGTTATGCCCCGACGACGACGCGCGCCCAGGCGCGCCGCATCCTACTCGTGCTGGCCGAGGTACGCGAGGTTCCGGATCAGCGTCTGGCCCCGCCGGCGGTACTCCGCCAGGGCGGTGCGGCCACGCTCGACGTCGCGCATCTCCTGGCCGGTCCGGTCCAGGCTCTCCCGCACGAGCGCCAGCAGCTGCTGATCGAGCGCCGCGACCTGCTCCGCGAGGGCGCGGTCCAGCACGCTCAAGTCTGTGATGCCGTAGCTGCTCAGGTCCGCGACGAGCGGCTCGCGCTGCGCGATGAGCACTTCAAGACGGTCGAAGTCATCCGCGAGGAGCGCCTCGGCCTGCGCCTGCACGATCGTGCGGAGGCGAGCCAGCAGCATCCCGAGCATGACTGGTGGATGATCCTGGTGAGCGGATGCGTGCCCGTGGGCGGCCATGTCAACGTGCCTTTGCCGGTAGTGCGCGGGCAGGAGCTCCCGCGTTCGCCTGTGCGGCCCGTTGTTGCGCGGCAATCTCCTGCCAGGCCGTGCCCAGATCCCGCAGGATGCCGACGACCTCACGCGCGGGAGCCGGGTCTTTCTTGATGTTCGCGGTGACGAGCTGTCGAAAGCAGTAGTCGTAGATCGAGGCGAGCTGCCCTGCGATCTGCCCACCAGCCTCGTGGTTGAGCGAGCCGAGCAGCTCGACGATGATGTCTTGCGCGCGGACGAAGTTCGTGTGCGCCGCCTGGTTGTCCTGGCGGGACAGCCCGTCCATCCCCAGGCGCGTGAACCGAACCGCGCCCTGGTAGAGCATCACCACCAGATCGACAGACCCGGCAGTCTCCACCTTCGTCGCGCGGTACTGCTGGTACGGATTCAGGGGCACAGTCTCAGCCTCGTGGAAAGGAAGCGCCTGGAGTACAGGCACTGGGCACGGTCGACACGTCGCCGTCTGTACCTGAGAGAACGTGCCCTGTGCCGGTCTGGGGATGAGCCAACGATGAGCCAGAAGTACCGGTCCGGGCAGACCTGCGTCTGCTGCGACGGTCGGCTGACGGCTGCACAGGCGCAGCCGTCAGGCCGGCCGGGGCTAGCTGCTGCTGGAGTTGAGCTTCGCGAGCTGCGCCGAGAGCGAGCTGGACTGGGACTGGAGCTTGGACATCGTGGTTTCCAGGGCCGCGTACTTCTTCTCCAGTGACGTCTTCTTC
Proteins encoded:
- the fliS gene encoding flagellar export chaperone FliS is translated as MLPNPYQQYRATRVETAGSVDLVVMLYQGAVKFIRLAVEALEREDMKTAHANFVRAQDIVVELLGSLNRDAGGQIATQLAGVYDYCFRRLIQANVKKDPAPAQEVVTILRDLGKAWQQIAVQQRQEQARGVMPGRPQRMAAIAV
- the fliT gene encoding flagellar protein FliT gives rise to the protein MLGMLLARLRTIVQAQAEALLADDFDRLEVLIAQREPLVADLSSYGITDLSVLDRALAEQVAALDQQLLALVRESLDRTGQEMRDVERGRTALAEYRRRGQTLIRNLAYLGQHE
- the fliS gene encoding flagellar export chaperone FliS codes for the protein MPLNPYQQYRATKVETAGSVDLVVMLYQGAVRFTRLGMDGLSRQDNQAAHTNFVRAQDIIVELLGSLNHEAGGQIAGQLASIYDYCFRQLVTANIKKDPAPAREVVGILRDLGTAWQEIAAQQRAAQANAGAPARALPAKAR